A single region of the Candidatus Protochlamydia amoebophila UWE25 genome encodes:
- the cysS gene encoding cysteine--tRNA ligase: MNEHALKNIPLRLYNTAERQKQELKPIKGNHIQLYTCGPTVYHYAHIGNFRTYIFEDLLRRTIQFFGFSITQVMNLTDVDDKTIRGAIAKGITLDEYTKPYKDAFFEDLKTLNIQSAEYYPAATDYIPAMIEMIKVLLDKKVAYKGGDGSIYYAINQFPRYGCLSHLHLEDLQAGASERVAADEYEKEHVADFVLWKSYDSERDGQIYWESPFGLGRPGWHLECSAMAMHLLGETIDIHVGGIDNMFPHHENEIAQSEACSGKKFVNLWMHAEHLVVDQKKMSKSLGNFYTLRDLLNKGFTGIQVRYLLLQTHYKTQLNFTFQGVESVKSSLQRLNDFIQRIYNIQTLQSDGQVDLLVNDALIRFAEALADDLNISSALAAIFDFVREINCLCDVNQVSQKEAETVINLMKKFDTILGVLTFDKREESIPVDLQEAFAKRQQARQEKNWTLSDELRDFIHQRGYLIEDTPQGTRLKKQ; encoded by the coding sequence ATGAATGAACATGCCCTAAAAAATATTCCCCTCAGGCTTTATAATACGGCTGAGCGTCAAAAGCAAGAGCTTAAACCAATAAAAGGCAACCATATACAACTCTACACATGTGGACCAACTGTTTATCACTATGCACACATTGGAAATTTTCGAACTTACATCTTTGAAGATTTACTAAGAAGAACAATTCAATTTTTTGGGTTTTCTATTACACAGGTTATGAATCTTACTGATGTGGATGACAAAACAATTCGAGGAGCTATTGCTAAGGGTATTACTCTTGATGAGTATACGAAGCCTTATAAGGATGCTTTTTTTGAAGATTTAAAAACTTTAAATATCCAATCTGCAGAGTATTATCCAGCTGCTACTGATTATATTCCAGCTATGATTGAGATGATTAAAGTTCTTTTAGATAAAAAAGTCGCTTATAAAGGAGGGGATGGGAGTATTTATTATGCCATTAACCAATTCCCTCGCTATGGTTGTTTATCTCACTTGCATTTAGAAGACTTACAAGCAGGGGCCTCTGAACGAGTGGCTGCTGATGAATACGAAAAAGAACATGTCGCAGACTTTGTGTTGTGGAAAAGTTATGATTCTGAGCGTGATGGTCAAATTTATTGGGAGAGTCCATTTGGTTTAGGTCGCCCGGGTTGGCATTTAGAATGTTCAGCAATGGCCATGCACCTACTTGGAGAAACGATAGATATTCATGTGGGAGGAATAGACAATATGTTTCCTCACCATGAAAATGAAATTGCACAATCTGAAGCCTGCTCCGGTAAAAAATTTGTAAATTTATGGATGCATGCAGAACATCTTGTCGTTGATCAAAAAAAGATGTCCAAGAGTTTAGGAAATTTTTACACATTGCGTGATTTGTTAAATAAAGGTTTTACAGGTATTCAAGTCCGCTATTTACTTCTTCAAACACATTATAAAACGCAATTAAATTTTACATTTCAAGGTGTTGAGTCAGTCAAAAGTTCATTGCAACGCCTTAATGACTTTATTCAAAGAATTTATAATATTCAAACACTTCAATCAGACGGCCAGGTTGACTTACTTGTCAATGATGCTTTAATACGATTTGCCGAAGCTCTCGCAGATGACTTGAATATTTCTTCCGCTTTAGCTGCTATTTTTGATTTTGTACGTGAAATCAATTGTTTATGTGATGTCAATCAGGTCAGTCAAAAAGAAGCCGAGACAGTGATAAATCTTATGAAAAAATTTGATACTATTTTAGGCGTATTGACATTTGATAAAAGAGAAGAAAGTATTCCAGTAGATCTACAAGAAGCTTTTGCTAAAAGGCAACAGGCGAGACAAGAGAAGAACTGGACACTTTCCGATGAATTACGTGATTTCATTCATCAAAGAGGCTATTTGATTGAAGACACTCCTCAAGGTACCAGATTAAAAAAACAATAA
- a CDS encoding AMP-binding protein, producing the protein MRHLLGLVLLYFMRFTLWFRYRVTIKGIENVNPKVLNKPGGVLFLPNHPTVFVDPTLVTLAIWKKYLIRPLIVEYMYYTPIVHGFMKFMRAIPIPNFVSSSNSLKKKKVDQVIETVINDLRKKENFLIYPAGKVKNQAKEIIAASGVHRIIQAVPEANIVLVRTTGLWGSSFSRALTGKSPPMFKTIFEGVKIAFKNLIFFTPRREVIIEFMPAPADFPYQASRLELNRYLENWYNQPSRLKQNKEEGEDLYLVSYSMWREELPTIHIENKSNAQIDLAAISTDIQIKVKQKLSEITNMDPSLIKPEMNLSSDLGLDSLDVAELIAFLDNDFDLTGVPVSELTTVGKVMALASKQITFEEEVEEEENDLTRWFASSFPHKRATFPEGETIPEVFLNNCARMGHTVACGDLRSGVMTYAQAKLRVLLLTDYIKKLPGEYIGILLPSSVVTYFTILACQLAGKVPLLINWTAGARHLESVRSLSNIQVVLSSWAFLDRLDNVDLTEIEELIITLEDARREFSWKDKLKAFIRSKLKTKTILSIFDIQSLTKDSKAVLLFTSGTESLPKGVPLTHGNILNNQRDAIESVEIFQDDVLLGMLPPFHAYGFTASGLLPLLGGLRVAYYADPTDGRGLAKAIEKWAVTILCGAPTFLRGIFKNANPDQLKSLRICITGAEKAPKELFQMVGQLDHCRLIEGYGITECSPVLTANTTGNPVYGVGKPMKQVSLCVVSLDQHQPLPQGEQGLVLAKGPNIFSGYLNKGISSPFITVNQEAWYSTGDLGYLDSEGNLIICGRLKRFVKIGGEMVSLTAIEEALHHTIGEKVKNEQEERPILAVIPEEEAGEKAKIFVFTSFEASVDEANKALREAGFSNLVKVFKVIQLPEIPLMGTGKINYRELKKNLETHAK; encoded by the coding sequence GTGAGACATCTACTAGGCTTAGTATTACTTTATTTTATGCGATTTACTCTATGGTTTCGTTATAGAGTTACGATTAAAGGAATTGAAAACGTAAACCCTAAAGTTTTGAATAAACCAGGTGGTGTTCTTTTTTTGCCGAACCACCCCACTGTTTTTGTTGATCCCACATTGGTTACTTTAGCTATTTGGAAAAAATATCTCATTCGCCCCCTGATCGTTGAATATATGTATTATACTCCTATCGTGCATGGCTTTATGAAATTCATGCGAGCTATACCTATTCCAAATTTTGTTTCTTCAAGCAACAGCTTGAAGAAAAAAAAAGTTGATCAAGTCATAGAAACAGTCATTAATGATTTAAGAAAGAAAGAAAATTTCCTTATCTACCCGGCAGGTAAAGTTAAAAACCAAGCCAAAGAAATTATTGCGGCATCGGGTGTTCATCGTATTATTCAAGCTGTTCCTGAAGCGAATATTGTGCTTGTCCGAACAACTGGATTATGGGGAAGTAGCTTTTCGAGAGCCTTAACTGGGAAATCTCCTCCTATGTTCAAAACAATTTTTGAGGGAGTCAAAATTGCTTTTAAAAATTTAATTTTCTTTACTCCTCGGCGAGAAGTGATCATTGAATTTATGCCTGCCCCAGCTGATTTTCCCTATCAAGCTTCACGCTTAGAACTCAACCGCTATTTAGAAAATTGGTATAATCAGCCAAGTCGACTAAAGCAGAACAAAGAGGAGGGAGAAGATCTTTATCTTGTTTCGTATAGCATGTGGAGAGAAGAACTTCCCACAATTCATATTGAGAATAAATCTAATGCACAAATTGATTTAGCAGCTATCTCTACAGACATTCAAATTAAAGTGAAACAAAAGTTGTCAGAAATAACAAATATGGATCCTTCTCTCATTAAACCTGAGATGAATTTAAGTAGTGATTTAGGGTTAGATTCACTCGATGTTGCTGAACTTATTGCTTTTCTTGATAATGATTTTGATTTAACTGGAGTGCCTGTCAGTGAATTAACAACTGTTGGTAAAGTGATGGCCCTTGCATCTAAGCAAATTACTTTTGAAGAAGAGGTGGAAGAGGAAGAAAATGATTTAACTCGTTGGTTCGCTTCATCGTTCCCTCATAAACGTGCGACATTTCCTGAGGGAGAAACAATTCCTGAAGTTTTTTTAAATAATTGTGCAAGAATGGGGCATACTGTTGCATGTGGAGACTTGCGCTCTGGAGTCATGACCTATGCACAGGCTAAACTACGCGTGTTATTATTAACTGATTACATTAAGAAGCTTCCTGGAGAATATATCGGAATTTTACTTCCCTCAAGTGTTGTGACTTATTTTACGATCTTAGCTTGCCAGTTAGCTGGAAAGGTTCCTCTTTTAATCAATTGGACAGCAGGAGCCCGTCATTTGGAGTCTGTTCGATCTTTATCAAATATTCAGGTTGTGCTTTCTTCTTGGGCATTTTTGGATCGTTTGGATAATGTTGATTTAACAGAGATAGAAGAACTCATTATTACCTTAGAAGATGCCCGTCGAGAATTTTCTTGGAAAGATAAATTAAAAGCTTTTATTCGTTCAAAACTGAAAACAAAAACAATTTTATCAATATTTGATATTCAGAGTTTAACAAAAGATTCGAAAGCCGTTTTGTTATTCACTAGCGGGACTGAAAGTTTGCCTAAAGGAGTGCCCTTAACGCATGGGAATATTTTAAATAACCAAAGAGATGCTATTGAATCTGTCGAAATTTTTCAAGATGACGTGTTATTAGGGATGTTACCTCCATTTCATGCTTATGGATTCACAGCAAGTGGTTTATTACCTTTACTAGGTGGATTAAGAGTTGCTTATTATGCCGATCCTACTGATGGAAGAGGGCTTGCGAAAGCTATTGAGAAATGGGCTGTTACAATTCTTTGCGGGGCACCGACGTTTTTGAGGGGAATTTTTAAAAACGCGAATCCTGACCAACTTAAATCTCTTCGCATATGTATAACTGGAGCAGAAAAAGCCCCAAAAGAATTATTTCAAATGGTTGGACAGCTTGATCATTGTCGTTTAATTGAAGGTTATGGAATTACTGAATGCTCTCCTGTCTTAACTGCTAATACCACAGGAAATCCAGTTTATGGTGTTGGAAAGCCTATGAAACAAGTCTCTCTTTGTGTTGTTAGCCTTGATCAACATCAACCTTTACCTCAAGGAGAACAAGGCCTTGTATTAGCAAAAGGGCCCAATATTTTCTCGGGTTATCTTAATAAAGGGATCTCTTCCCCTTTTATTACAGTTAATCAGGAGGCTTGGTATTCAACAGGAGATTTAGGCTACCTGGATTCAGAAGGGAATTTAATCATATGTGGACGTCTAAAAAGATTCGTTAAAATTGGTGGGGAAATGGTTAGTTTAACAGCAATTGAAGAAGCTTTACACCATACAATTGGAGAGAAAGTTAAAAATGAACAGGAAGAAAGACCCATCTTAGCTGTCATCCCAGAAGAAGAGGCGGGAGAAAAAGCCAAAATATTTGTTTTCACCAGTTTTGAAGCTTCTGTCGATGAAGCTAATAAAGCTTTGCGAGAAGCAGGATTTAGTAATTTAGTTAAAGTTTTTAAAGTAATTCAATTACCCGAAATTCCTTTGATGGGAACAGGGAAAATTAATTATCGTGAATTAAAAAAAAATTTAGAAACGCATGCTAAATAG
- a CDS encoding bis(5'-nucleosyl)-tetraphosphatase: MPLKKDYSYGIIPIQRKEDKWYVLLIQQQAGHWSFPKGHADANESPKQAAERELFEETGLKITSYLSEEVFLEHYIFTFNKQRIDKTVAYFAALVEGEVVIQWSEIRSSQWILLSEACEKISFPEGKKLCHSILKLLNLD; the protein is encoded by the coding sequence ATGCCCTTAAAAAAAGATTATTCTTACGGAATTATTCCCATTCAAAGAAAAGAAGATAAATGGTACGTATTGCTCATTCAGCAGCAAGCGGGGCATTGGTCTTTTCCTAAAGGGCATGCAGATGCCAATGAGTCCCCAAAACAAGCCGCTGAAAGAGAATTGTTCGAAGAAACAGGTTTGAAAATCACAAGCTATTTATCCGAAGAAGTTTTTTTGGAACATTATATTTTTACCTTTAATAAACAACGCATTGATAAAACTGTTGCTTATTTTGCTGCTTTAGTAGAGGGAGAAGTTGTTATTCAATGGTCAGAAATTCGGTCGAGTCAGTGGATTTTGCTTTCTGAGGCGTGTGAAAAAATTTCTTTTCCTGAAGGAAAAAAGCTTTGCCATTCCATTTTAAAACTTCTCAATCTTGATTAA
- the fabF gene encoding beta-ketoacyl-ACP synthase II, whose product MSKKRIVITGMGIVSCFGNDVDAFYQNLLAGQSGIQPITEFPCEDYPTRFAGIIPNFEAGEYLDKKQARRVDKSIAYTMVAGKKSLESANLNEENLKRLQKERCGILIGSGMGGMTMFADGVQTLVEKGPRKVSPFFVPFILTNMCGALLGIDIGFMGPNYSISTACATANNSIISAAQHIRNGEADLMLCGGVEAAVMPMGLAGFCACKALSQRNENPAKASRPWDQGRDGFVLGEGAGVLVMESLDHALAREAPILAEYLGGGLSCDAYHMTEPRSDGEGVALCIRRALQDAGIQPEEINYINAHATSTPAGDMAEVNALKKVFKNPSSIKMNATKSMIGHLLGAAGGVEAIATIKAILEHQIHPTINLENPEPNLEFDVSSEAQRFIVKRAISNSFGFGGHNASVIFAPYEP is encoded by the coding sequence ATGAGCAAAAAACGAATTGTCATTACAGGAATGGGTATTGTTTCATGTTTTGGAAACGATGTTGATGCTTTTTATCAAAATCTTTTAGCCGGTCAGAGTGGTATTCAACCTATCACAGAATTCCCATGTGAAGATTATCCAACGCGATTTGCTGGAATTATCCCCAATTTTGAAGCTGGTGAGTATTTAGACAAAAAGCAGGCTCGTCGAGTGGATAAATCGATTGCTTATACGATGGTAGCAGGAAAAAAATCACTAGAATCAGCTAATTTAAATGAAGAAAACTTAAAAAGACTTCAAAAAGAACGGTGCGGTATTTTGATTGGTTCTGGAATGGGAGGAATGACAATGTTTGCTGATGGAGTGCAAACATTAGTTGAAAAAGGACCTCGAAAAGTATCTCCTTTTTTTGTTCCTTTTATTTTGACAAATATGTGTGGGGCGTTGCTGGGAATAGATATTGGTTTTATGGGCCCTAACTATTCTATTTCAACAGCTTGTGCTACCGCAAATAATTCGATTATTTCTGCTGCTCAACACATCAGAAATGGAGAGGCTGATTTGATGCTGTGTGGAGGTGTAGAAGCGGCTGTGATGCCGATGGGATTAGCAGGTTTTTGCGCATGTAAAGCCCTTTCTCAACGAAACGAAAATCCAGCTAAAGCTTCTCGCCCTTGGGATCAGGGAAGAGATGGTTTCGTCCTTGGTGAAGGAGCTGGTGTTCTTGTGATGGAAAGTTTAGATCACGCTTTAGCTCGAGAAGCACCTATTTTGGCTGAGTATTTAGGAGGTGGATTGTCGTGTGATGCTTATCATATGACAGAGCCACGTTCAGACGGAGAGGGTGTTGCTTTATGTATTCGCAGAGCTTTACAGGATGCAGGAATCCAACCCGAAGAGATTAATTATATTAATGCTCATGCCACTTCTACTCCTGCGGGAGATATGGCTGAGGTTAATGCCCTAAAAAAAGTTTTTAAAAACCCTTCTTCGATCAAAATGAACGCAACAAAATCGATGATAGGTCACTTGTTAGGCGCTGCAGGTGGGGTGGAAGCAATTGCGACAATTAAAGCGATTCTTGAACATCAAATTCATCCAACCATTAATTTAGAAAACCCAGAACCTAATTTAGAATTTGATGTTTCATCCGAGGCGCAACGATTTATCGTGAAACGTGCGATTTCTAATTCGTTTGGCTTTGGAGGTCATAATGCTTCTGTTATTTTTGCTCCTTATGAACCCTAG
- the rsfS gene encoding ribosome silencing factor gives MKDFYLKTLTEVAQAIYDKKGFNILVLDVKGICTMTDYFIIAEGTVDRHVRAISQTIVDQLAKHQHHPYHIEGEREGDWIVLDYTDFVIHLFVPDLREKYALEELWKGGKIVDVSIDTSRPEFKRA, from the coding sequence ATGAAAGATTTTTACTTAAAAACATTAACTGAAGTTGCTCAAGCTATCTATGATAAAAAAGGTTTCAATATTTTAGTTTTAGATGTCAAAGGCATCTGTACTATGACCGATTATTTCATCATTGCTGAAGGAACTGTTGATCGTCACGTCAGAGCGATTAGTCAAACAATTGTTGATCAATTAGCTAAACACCAGCATCATCCTTATCACATAGAAGGAGAAAGAGAAGGTGATTGGATTGTTTTAGATTATACTGACTTTGTGATTCATTTGTTTGTTCCAGATCTGCGAGAAAAATATGCTCTTGAAGAATTATGGAAAGGGGGAAAAATTGTAGATGTTTCTATTGATACGTCACGACCAGAGTTTAAAAGAGCTTAA